CAAAAAACAATGAAATATAAGAGTCGAAATCAGATACAATATAAgagtaaaaatgaaataatgatCGAAACTCCAGTTTTTATTTACCTTTTGCTTCTAGtgaaaatacaataaaagattccctttaaaaaaaaattagagagtTCTTTTATCTTTGTTCCAGTTGTATTTCATATAAGATTACAGTATCATCCTCATTAATTTTAGTTAGGTTGGAATTAAAAATTAACTATGCAATTCTCTAAAAGCAATCTAtgaattttttgtttgatataCGGCAGATCCAGTATTAAAGTAAGACACACACGATTAAAGGTTCGCTCCGACAACCTTGTCGAACTGTCTATCGCTCCCTTTCGTCGGCAATCACTCTTAACAGACAAATCAGCCTTGGTTTCTGCAAGTCTGGAGGTACTCTGCTTCTTTCCTCTTGTGATTCAAATAGTTGTCTGTCACGTGTTATACATTGGAGATCCCAGGTCGGAAATATGAAAAGGACTTGAGTAATAAGTAATGGACTTGGAtgaatccactaattgccaattggttttaagttggaagcccatgaAACTTATCATGGTATCAAAGCGGATCCAATACCCTGACCCATTAATATGGCGGTTCCTTGGGTTTGTATATTTCTGGTGCGAAGATGTAGAAGCGAGAGCGGATATGTACATGATTTCTCAGACCTGTTAACCGGACAGGATGCTTGGCGATTTACGGCAGCTAGAGTTTTGGAAGTCGGTTCTCCCTTTTGTTCTGGCATTTTGTGGCCGCGGGTCTCCTCTGAGTGAGGTTTTCTCTTTGACGGCGACTGTCGATGAATCTACATGCTGGCTTGGACATCCAGTCACTATGAAGTTGTGACAGCCGGATTTGCGGACCGAAGTGTTCATCGGAATCGGAAGCGTCACTTCCCGTGACTACTTTCTCATGACTCATCTCTCTAGCTTTCTCAATAGTCTGTTGTTTTTTCATGATATCTTCCTTCTAACTTAGAGCCATATTTTTTCCGGTTAGCCTCCTACCTTGTAACTGATTCCAATCCCCGTGTAGGGTTGaataaaaatttaagttttgttaagaaaaaaaaaacgataactTCAACTCTGCTCTATGCATCAGATCAGGTGATGACTGTTATCCAACGTGTTCTTATTCATGTAATTACAGATTGCAAGAAACTGTTTGATCAGGAAACGGTACGGAACGAGAGAACGTTCGGTTTTAGATGTGGGTTtaagcaaagacgtcttattataGATCGGAAGAGTGTTTCGTCGGTtacaaggaaagaaaatatgtgAACTGAAAGGTGCCGGAGCCTCGAAGGCTTTGCCGGAGAGATACAACAAGGCGAGACAACAaaggtaaaaccctaatctagccgcccagTGAGTATCAGTGATTTCGGATCCCTTTCTCGTTGCGTTCCCTTCTCTTTATATAGTTGACCTCGTACTCTCCCGTGACCTAGTTTGCGTCGTCTCCATGGGCTTTTAACTCGTTGGGCCGAGAAGCCCATATTGTCTCGAGTATCCGTTGAGTCGAGGAAGCTTAGACGCGCGTTTCGAGCCGTCGAGCCAAGACACCGTTTCGTTCTGAGTGGGCTGGGCCGTCTGTTCTTCGGGCCTTGAGGGATGTCGAATCCACcctctacagtaagtccccccagttCATCGAGATGAGCGTCTCGTTGATCTTGATGAATTTAGAAGGTTAATGGCTTGGAAGGACAGACGGGTCGCCTCAAAGATAAATTGTCGGATTGGGCATCGCGAGGCATCGTCAAGTATTTCGCTCTGTCGTGCGGTTCGATCAAGTCTAACCAAACCGGCTTTGGTTTGGTTAGATCCGATTTTGCCCCAGATGCTGGTTCGACTCGAAGTTGGGCCAGTTATGTCGGGAAACCGGATCGACGCCTCGGTTTCCTAGGCGGCCAAAATACTGTTCCCAGGCCCACGTAGGTATCATGATGACGCCTCGGGGAAGTACCCCATCTCTCCCTTATAAATAATTGATCGTTCCTCTCCTCCTCTATTCTTCTCCGCGTTATCAAggtattctctctctctccttccctcCACTTCTCTCTCTAGGTTGTTGTTGTAATATAGATAGCGATATGTCGTCTGGGGGAAGGTTATCTCGCGAGCAGAAAGGGAAGGAGGTTGCGAACGTATCTCGTCCTTTGAGAGACGCGGGCGAGGTTACGCTCGAGGAGTTTGAACGGGTTCATCATGATGCGATGATGGACACCGGGAGTCTGGATCTGTCTCAAAGGATCCTGGTTTCCGAGTCAGCGCGTTCATTCCGTCAGGAAGTAAGGGGAAACCAAGCCGAGCCGCAGGCTTGCGATAGAGACGGTTCTGGCGGTGCGAGAGACGGAGTCCTTCCTGCTCACTATTCACCGACGTGTTATTATCCTGGGGAGATCTTCGAAGAGCTGCCGGCGATAGCTCCCGAGTGTCTGCGCTCTCCGGATGTGAGCGGTCAGGCTTGGGAGAACGTTATGAAGACGCAATCGACTCCCAACAGCGTGAAGAGGCTTCTGAGGGAGCGCCGCGGATTTGGGGTGACTTTCTTGATTCCTTCGGCGAGCCAAAGGCCTTGGTCGCTGCCGGTTGGGTATCAATGCGTCTACGAGTCCTATTTTCGTGATGATACGAAGCTTTGGTTCTCAATTCCCCGACTAGTCACGGCATACGCGAGGCGCCGAGATGCAGCGATAAGTCAATTTTTGAATGGTTCGTGGCGTATTGCAGTTGCTTTGTTGGTTATGGCTGCCGAGATCGATACCTCACTGAGCGTTCATACCTTTGAAGAATTGACGTCCGTGAGTTCGTTGGAGGATGGCCTCCTATCGATAAAAATGTGGCCAAACTACAACGTGATAGGGGGGCATCCTAATAAGACGCTCGATTGGCGGAGGTCCTACTTCTATGTTAAATGCGACGATTCTGCCTTCGAAGACCCTCCAGACGACGACTACCGTGTCTTGTGGAACACTTTGCTTGGTAGAACGCTTTCGTTAACTCGTTTTATTTCTTCGCGTACTAACTGCCTTCTATTTTTttctgtctttttttctttgtagcCAACCATCCGACTTCTCGTGAATACCCGGAAGAGTTTCTTGCGAACGCTCGTGCTATCTCGAGACTCGCTCAAGAGCACTGGGGGAATAATTCTTAGGAGAGGGTTCGCCATTCGATTGACCGTATTTCCAGGAGTAagtccattttttttataagtcgCGCTGTGGGCTTCTACTCTCTCCTTgttgaattatttatttattatttttaacatgtCCTTTGCAGGGGATTGGGATTCGAGTTACCTTCCGTCGGTTAACAAAACCAAGAGACGTATTTTGCTGTTCACCGGTGAGGAGCAGAAGAAGATCAATGCAGCAAGAAAGATGAGGGGCCTTCCGGATCTGAGCGCTATGATGGCGGGAGAGCTTGGCTTATCGCGTGCCGAGCCGTTGGTGCCTCCCAGCGAGTTGGTCACTGACGACGTGAACCTCGCGACTTCTGACCATCGCGAGTCCTCGCTTGTTGTTGCCGCTACTCctaagaagaaaaagagcaaGAAAAGAGCCCATGACGAGCCGCCTGTCGATGATGACCGCGAGACTCTTCCAGAGGGAGCCGATCGTTCGGAGGGTGCAGAGCCGCCgacgaagaagagaaagaagaagaagcgactATCCTTGGAGGATAGCGTCACGGGTCGAGACAGTGGAATCGCTTCCCCCCCTGCTCCATCTGATCCGACTGTCGGGCCCTCTCTCAACTTGGCCCTGGTGGATGAAACTCGAAGCGTCTCACCCGAGGTTCCGCTTCAGAAGAAAAAGTTGAAGCAAACCAGTGAGCAAGGGACGACCAAGCGCCAAGTTTCCCCCGTTGCTATTTCATCGAACCCCGGGACGTCGGTCCCCGGTCCATCGACTGGTGGTATTCCAGTCGTAAGGAAGACTTTGAGAGTCGAGTTTCCTGACCGTGTTTCTTTTGAGTATGACGGGCCAACTCCTCTCATCTACGCTCCTCACAAATGCGCGGAATTGGTCAGCCAGATCAAGTGCGGCCCAAAGCCATTTCCGCCGGTCGCTGACCTGATCTTCAAGGATGAGTATGTCGACGCCGCTCGCACCAAGTTGTTGGTAAGATTTTGCTTCGGTTCTTTCGTTCTTCCTATTACATACTCATTTCCTTTGTCAAATTCTTTGGTTTTCGTGTCTCGCAGTGTGACGGGGTTTCGAACTTCGTCATCGAGAAATATGACTCTACGCTGAAGGAAGCGCTTGCTGAGTCAgagaagctgaagaagacggTGGTGAGTAAGAGCAGACTCCTCCGTCGAAGGAAGGCGGAGTGGCAGGAGGAGTTCGAGAGGATGGCTGAGAAGAGGGATCGCGCGGTTGCTCGGAGGAAAGCTCAGAAGAAGAGAGCCGACGCAGCTGAAGAGGAGCTTTCCGTTGCTCGCTCCACCGTCGAGGCTCTGGAGCTGCGGAAGGCCAATCTTATGAAGGAGATAGGAGCCAAAGCCGCGGAGCACAAGAAAGAACTGGACCGCCTTAGGGATTCGCGGATTTACGAGGTCACGAAGGAAAGGGTGAGGGTTGAGACCGAGATGATTGCAAAGTCCAACAAGCATTTTGGGAATCTGCGCGAGTGGTGGACCCGTTGTGGACCTTTTGACACGGCGCGGTTACTCCAAAGTTAAGCGTTCGGGACTAAGAGCTGCCTCGAGGCCTTAAAGGCCGGCGGACGCGACATTCCTCAAGAGACTATCGACATGTTCGCGGCTAGAGAAAAACAGTTCGAGGAGGAGGCTTTGAAGCTCGATCCCGGCGAGATCCCGGAGACTGACTTGATTCTTTCTCCACTTCGCCTCGAATCTTAGTTCGTCGATATGCGAGCTTTCGTGGGTCTCGACCCGCACGGGTCTAACATGCGCTTGATCGATCCAAGGACTGCCGGGGTTCTCCAAAGTCCCGCTGATCGTCCTGGAACCTCTGCTGCTCCCTCTCATTCTGTGGGAGATGACTCGTCGAAGACTGGTGCGACCGCTACTGACTCGCGAGCCGTTGATGGGGGAGCGAAATCTGCTGGGAACCAGGACGGGAGCAACGTTCTTGAGATTTCTTACTCTTCCGTTTCTGATTCGGAGGATGGTCAGGGTCGTGAACCGGACAGAGCTGATGCCGGCGAGGAGGTCGACGAGCGCAGAGCAGGGAGATAATCAAAGATCAAGCAAAAACCCCTCCGAGAGTCAGCTTGAGGTTCGCGGAGAAGAGGCGATGGCTCGCGTTGAAAGCGTCAATGCAGGTCAACCGGTGCGTTCCGACCTTCCCGAACCATCTCTCGACCGCGATACCGCGGCGCAGGAACAGGCTAGGGACCCTGAAGAATGACTccattgttgtttttttttttttttttgctttggatAAACCTTCCCTCCTTTATGTATCATGACTTAACCTATTGCggtttcttgtttattaagactCCGCCTGTTTCTCCTTGTTTGCGAATTCCGCTTTACTTATATTGCTTCCTGGTCATTCGATAACTCCGGGAGTCGCGATCCGAGAAGGTTTAGGAAACTCGGCAGATATCTTGACTGCGAGCGATCGTAGAATTTGTGATTCATGCCGTATCGCGACAGCGATATAGCCATTTCTCAACGTTGACTCGTACGGACTTGTGAACTCGACAACTCGTTGATCAGGTGTCGTTTGGTCGTTTATCAAGCTTCCTGATTTGTTCGAGTGAAAATTGGATAACTTCAGACCGTGAAAGATAAATTTTCAAACGATAACGGTTCCTACCTCGACTTTCAGAATAATTTCTAAGTGTTCGGTCGGCCAAAAACCCTACTTAGTAAATTACATAATGGATAGGGGTCATCATTTCGGACGCATAGTGAATACTGTGATACGACCGGATTCCCGCGAGtatgtgtctgatcaggacatactCGGCTGTGGGGTGCGAGTGCCGGTACGTTTGTTTCGAAGTGCCGGGGCGAATCTTATGTAGGCATCGCATGAGTTGCGCAACTTTTCGGGgaaatgtctattttttttttattatagctGGACCCGTTAAGGATGCCTACGTACTTCCTTTGCGGaagatcaagccattcgtagttctttgtttttccgagtaaaagtggctgggagcgcatttactcggttttttttttttctttttttttctccgaGTAAAAGTGGCTAGGAGCGCATttactcgttttttttttttgcgtgaaCGTGACCGTTGGTCGTTCACCTGTCTTTGCTGTTTTTTAGTTGTGGAAGAGGCGAAGGTGCTTTGAGTTCCAGGCTCGTGGTACCGTTTCGCCAGTTGAGGTTTCGAGGTGGTAGACTCCAGGTTTCACTACCTCGATGatcttgtatggtccttcccagttggctCCGAGTTTTCCGGCTTTCCATTCCTTTGTGTTTTTGAACACCTTCCGGAGGACCATATTTCCCAATTCGAGGGGGCGGGACTTAACCTTCTTGTTGTAATAGCTTTCGATTTGGTGCTGGTAGTTTTGGATTCGGAGCAATGCTTGGTCGCGTCTTTCTTCGATATCATCCAGTGCGTCGAGGAGCATACCTTGGTTAAGTTTGATGTTCTGCGGCATTTTGGAGAGTCGTAAACTCGTCACGTTTACCTCAGCCGGTGCCATCGCTTCGACCCCATAGGCCATCGAGAAGGGGGTGGCTTTCGTTGCTCTGCGAGGTGTTGTTCTATGGGACCAGAGGACCCCATCCAGCTCGTCGGCCCAGCAACCCTTCTTCAAGTCGAGTCGTTTCTTGAGTCGGTCGATGATTATCTTGTTAGTGGACTCGGCTTGACCGTTGCTCTGCGGGTTTCTCAGTGTGGACATGTTGAGCCGAATTCTCCATCTGTCGCCGAACTCTTTGAAGTTGTGGGATATGAACTGGGATCCGTTGTCCGTGACTATCTCATACGGGAGCCCGTGCctgcagatgatgtttttccagacgAACTTCTGCACCTCCTTGTCGGTAATGCTGGCGTAGGCTTctgcttccacccatttggTGAAGTAATCTGTCAAGACTAGGATGAATCTCTTCTGTCGAGAACTCGGCATTGGCCCGATTGTatccattccccatcgcatgaaGGGGTATGGCGCCGTCAAAGTGTGGAGCAATTCTGTCGGGCTGTGTATGGTTGAAGCGTGTCGCTGGCACCTATCGCATTTCTTGACATAGGATTCGCAATCTGCGATGAATTCCGTTCGCCAATCTTCGAGTTGTCCTTCCATTGCGCGAGGTTCCCCTTCATCGATTTCCATGGCATCGGTGACAGATGCTGCAATGGCAAGTTGTTCCGTCGGTGGGCTGATGCTTGGCTTTTCAATCCTATGTATTGGGATTGTTCTTTTCACCTGGTCGTGTAGTTTGCTCCCAAGGGCTGCGAGTGCGTCCGCACATACGTTCTCTCCGCGAGGGACTTTCGTTAGCTCGAATAACTCGAAATCTTGTGTAAGACCTTTGACGAGGTTCAAGTAAGTATCCATTCTGTCGTTTCTGACGTGGTAGTCTCCGAGGAATTGACTTACCACGAGTTGGGAATCACAGTATGCTTTGATCCGTTTAGCTTTTACTGCTTTGGCGAGACGAAGGCCTGCGATGAGAGACTCGTATTCGGCTTTGTTGTTGGATGCCGGAAAATCAAAACTGAACGACTTTCGGATTAGTTCGCCTGTTGGTGACTGGAGTTGTACGCCTGCCCCTGAGCCTTTGTTCGTAGATGAACCATCTACGTGAAGTATCCAGTTCAGACTTGGCAGCACAAGATCTTGTTCTAACTCCAGCGTTAGCTCGATCAGGAAGTCAGCAAGGACTTGCGACTTAGCCGCTGTGCGGTTTTTGTATACGATGTCGTGCTCGCTAAGCTCGACTGCCCACTTTGTTAGCCTTCCTGATTGGTTGGTATTTTGCATTACCGTCCTGAGGGGCTGGTTGGAGAGCACCTCGATAGTGTGCGATTGGAAATAAGGTCTGAGTTTTCTTGCCGAAGTGATGATAGCGAGGGCTATCTTTTCCAAGGTTGGGTATTTCGTTTCCGGTTCCGTCATCCGCTTGCTGGTGTATAAAATAGGTTTTTGTTCGCCACGGTCTTCTCGTATCAGGACGCTGCTAACGGCCGAGGAGGTGACGGCGATGTATAAGGATAGAGTGTCCCCGACTTCGGGCTTCGACAGAACCGGAGGTGTCGTTAGGTAATGCTTGAGCTGATTGAAAGCTTCTTCGCAGTTTTCGTCCCAGACGAATCTCTTATTTCCTCGCAGTTTTCGTCCCAGACGAATCTCTTATTTCCTCGCAGGATTTCCTTGCTTTGTTCAAATCCGTGAAGTCAACACAAATGCGCCatttcccgtttttctttttaacaacGACGGGGTTTGCTAGCCATTCCGGGTACCGCACTTCGGCAATGAAGCCTGCGTCAAGCAACCTGTCGACTTCCTCATCACTGCTTTGGACCGTTCGGGTCCGAGCTTTCGTCTCTTCTGTCGAATAGGCTTGAACGTCAGATCGACGTTTAACTCGTGGGATGTTACTGCGGGGTCTATATCCTTCATATCAGAAGTTACCCATGCAAAGGTCGAGACATTTTCTTTGAGGAAAGAAATGATTAATGACTGCAGGTCGTCGGAGAGATAGGCGCCAATGCGCACGACCTTCGATGGGTCGGCTCCGTCGATGGGAACCTCGCGGATTTCTTCCTTCTTAGGGTAGATCTTATGTATAGGTTTGGTGACCGCGTTGACGAGAGATGGTGATTGTTGCAGCTTGACTGCGGCAATAAGGAGCTTCCTCGCGGCCCGTTGGTCCCCGCGAATCGTCTGCGTCGTTACATCTTTCCCGGGAAACTTAACGCATTGGTGATAGGTGGAGGGAATGGCTTTCATGGAGTGTAACCATGGCGTTCCGAGGATTGCGTTGTAGGGTGCCTTAGCCCGGATAACAGAGAACTTAACGGTGCGAGTCACGTCACCTGCGTAAACTGGAAGACGAATTGTCCCAATAATCTGTTCCGAGGAACCATTGAACCACGTGAGAGTACGTGAGGAGTGCTTCATATCTCACAGGTCGACTCCCATCTTGTCGAGCGTGTCCCGAAAGATGAGGTCGACTGAGCTGCCTGTGTCGACGAGAACCTTCGTGACCTGGCATTCGCTAATTCCGATATCGATTAGGAGTGGGTCGTTATGCGGCATGCTGATGCCGTGAGTGTCGGCCGCCGAGAAAGAGATTTGGTGGTCTGCTTTGACTAGCGAAGGCCACTTTCGGGCGGTTATGGCTTGTCGCCTGTAATCTTTAACTGCTCTTGCCGAGTCCCCGCAAGGGGGTGAACCACCCATTATGACGTTGAGGTACGGGGTGTTCGTAACCTTCATCAACTCTCGTTGCGCTTGTCGTTTCGCTTCGAGGCACGGTCGCAAATCACGTTGCTTGGACTGACTAAGCTTGGCGCGCAAGTCTTCGGCTTTGGAATTGATCTGCTCACGTAAATCTGCGGGCTGAGGTTGAAGGTGTAGGGCAACTCCGGCGTGGGTAGTCTTTCTTGTTTTAGACTCGTCGAGGGACGTCCTGAGGTCTGCCTCGTTCTTTTGTACCATTTCGGCCTTCCGCTTCAGAAGTGTACGTAGATCCTTGGACTCCGTTTTTCTGCCCAATTTCTCGCGCAAGTCAGTTGGTACCGGCAGAATTTCGTCATCCGAGGAATCAGCCTGTCGGGGGAGTATTACTTCCACCCGTCGCCGGTTCTTAGGTGGTTCTTCATCAGTTGATTCGCCTTCGAGGTTGAGGTTGTTTACCCTAGCTTTCTCTGGATTAGTTTGCTCTTCTTTCTGAGGGGCTTTTGTTTGAGACTTCTGAaccttcttctctttgtttttgctCCAACTCTTGTTGTTTTTTGGCTTCTGCAGAGACTCGATCTCGATTTTCCCGCTTTCGATGGATTTGAGGAAGTGTCCGTATAAGACTTTGCAATCCTTCGTATCATGTGACTTGACCTCATGATAGGAACACCACTTACTTGGCTCGACGGCGTTCGAGTTTGCTGGTTCAGGGGAGCTAGACCTTGGCTGGCTGGTATCTCGATCCCAATGATTCCACCCCTTCTCTCGCGCCATTGCGGCGGAGCCCGATGGTCCGGCGTCGTCTATAGCATTCATGTAGCCCTTCCTCTGGTTAGGCTTGCCACTTGTGGAATGTTTGCGCGGTTCTTGACGAGCGTCATTCGTCCGGGCGGGGGTTTGTTTCCCTGCAGCTTCTTTGGCCACCTTGGCCCTAGTATCTTCCTCCATTCGGATAAAGTTATTGGATCGTGCGATGGCGTCTGGCACGGATCTCGTCGGGTGTCGGTAAAGGTCGGCCCGAAATGGTGACTTAATGTGGAGGGTGTTCATTAACGACTCCACGGCTATATGATCTGGCACGTCTACTTTCGAGACAATGGATTTGAACTTCTCCATAAAATCTCTCAAGCTCTGTCCATTCGCGTAGTTGAGATTCCAAAGATCCGTGGCGGTGGCTTCTTGTCGATTGAACATGATGTAGTTTTTGAGGAAAGCCGTCGAGAGGTCGTGAAAACTATCAACAGAGTTCTCCTGAAGACCGGTGAACCAGTTGAGAGCGATaccttctagggtttcgacgaaGAGTTGAGAAAAGCCTGCGTCTTTTTCCTCATAAGAGAGGTTCGCGCGTCGCATCGCGATATTGAAGGATGTGACGTGGGCAGAAGGGTCGGAGACACCGTCGAAGGTTGGAAGGCGGAGCTTTTCCATCTTTCGGAGGCGGACCGTCGTTATCTTTTCGGTGAATGGTGTCCAGAGAGATTCTGCTAGGACCCGCTCTGATGCGCCTCAGTacatggatcagtacatggaaccaGGCCAGGATGGAGAACAGGACGATCAGATCATTCCAACCGTGGTTCAGGCAGACGACCGTTCCAGACAGACACaccgagccgtgtaccggatcgacccgcacGCAGCCGGAAAAGAACTAAGGCTAGAACCATGTCCAGATGACCAAACCGACCGTACCGGAGCCCATCTTTCCCGACCAACTCGCCAAGCcaagactgatggtcgagcCGGAACCCACTTGGGTCGAGTGGAAATCGAGACAGGCCATAGTCTTTCCCTTTTGGTCCGTCTGATCCGAGCCGAGTGTCCCGATGAGTGTACTGATGGATCAGCCGGCCAGTATGATCAGTTCTTGAACTTTGATGATCAAAATTTCTCTAAGTCACGGATTCTACAACTGTCCAAGGACTTGGTTCGTGCTGGAACCAAGTTGGCGCATGAGCCTTACCCGGCTGACCGTCCAGAACGCGCCACGCccgtcctgctccttaccgcgaagGAACCACTTGGTTCAGACGAACCTAGACGTTAGCCGAAGAGTCATTTTTGACCAGATCTGGAATTTAAGAGTTTGATACATTGTCTTTCAAAATTCTAGTCAGATTCGATTTACTAAGTCTATCTTTAATACATTCATATGTCTCTTTCTATTCCtcaagtagtataaatatgtaaacacttCTATCAATAAGATCATtccattttcattaaacttttTGAGTcttactctttgttctttgcttagaacttttctagttttcttggtgtggttagctccaagCAAACGCCCTTGtccgttggtcttgtgagtcatatcaagcaactgTTCAAGATTGCctctttgttggaccggtgagtcacatccggcaacaatCTGGTTCGGGAATATCAAAGGCCACTCCGCAACCTTTGTGCGACCCCTCATTCCATCAGATCTCCTCTTGGAGTTCATATCTTTTCCAAATCCGGTCGAGTGATCCTTTTAAGGCGTatcaaagtggtatcagagccactcttccggtatcTCTTTTCATTCCATCTTTCTCAACTACCATTTTcttcatttacaaaaaaaaaaaaaaaaaaaaaatcttcttctatctatcttgaatccgggcccctcattaccatccatttaaaaaaaaaaaaaaaaaagaaagatctacgatttaaaaaaaaaaaggtttcaagttcgatttgtggattggtggtggaagagaaagcctgctggctgaggagaaatccagcctttgaggtggttaaaacggattccaAAAgctaaatctcttatctttctctctttacaaaaaaaaaaaaattattaccttGTTTGCTTGAAGTTTGTCCCTTGGAATTCCTTGATTAGATCTCTTAGAACCTTGAGTATAAGACTTGTGAGTGATCAACAAAAATCTGAGAGAAGAACGTGTGTGGGTGAGATCAAAACACTTGAGAGAGTGAGGTATTTTTATCTAAAGTTTTGTGTTTAAGAAGTTTCAGGAACCATGGGAAGTGAAGACGAAAGGAGCCGACCCGGAAACTCAGTGGCCGGTTTATCTAACTTGCAGATGCGAG
This region of Brassica napus cultivar Da-Ae chromosome C5, Da-Ae, whole genome shotgun sequence genomic DNA includes:
- the LOC106412005 gene encoding meiosis-specific protein ASY2, whose product is MSSGGRLSREQKGKEVANVSRPLRDAGEVTLEEFERVHHDAMMDTGSLDLSQRILVSESARSFRQEVRGNQAEPQACDRDGSGGARDGVLPAHYSPTCYYPGEIFEELPAIAPECLRSPDVSGQAWENVMKTQSTPNSVKRLLRERRGFGVTFLIPSASQRPWSLPVGYQCVYESYFRDDTKLWFSIPRLVTAYARRRDAAISQFLNGSWRIAVALLVMAAEIDTSLSVHTFEELTSVSSLEDGLLSIKMWPNYNVIGGHPNKTLDWRRSYFYVKCDDSAFEDPPDDDYRVLWNTLLANHPTSREYPEEFLANARDWDSSYLPSVNKTKRRILLFTGEEQKKINAARKMRGLPDLSAMMAGELGLSRAEPLVPPSELVTDDVNLATSDHRESSLVVAATPKKKKSKKRAHDEPPVDDDRETLPEGADRSEGAEPPTKKRKKKKRLSLEDSVTGRDSGIASPPAPSDPTVGPSLNLALVDETRSVSPEVPLQKKKLKQTSEQGTTKRQVSPVAISSNPGTSVPGPSTGGIPVVRKTLRVEFPDRVSFEYDGPTPLIYAPHKCAELVSQIKCGPKPFPPVADLIFKDEYVDAARTKLLCDGVSNFVIEKYDSTLKEALAESEKLKKTVVSKSRLLRRRKAEWQEEFERMAEKRDRAVARRKAQKKRADAAEEELSVARSTVEALELRKANLMKEIGAKAAEHKKELDRLRDSRIYEVTKERVRVETEMIAKSNKHFGNLREWWTRCGPFDTARLLQS